A region from the Metarhizium brunneum chromosome 7, complete sequence genome encodes:
- the HMCES gene encoding Abasic site processing protein, whose translation MCGRYALALRASQIRQMLQDDDMPVDYSVDDEDGPGAPRQSYNFAPGYHGVVYRADTPDWGAGPRSRSHQAKGTDGDEAAPTEEDAATAGQVKYKLQSMKWGLVPFWTKRNPDYQTLMRTINCREDSLSTPGGMWASMKNKKRCIVIAQGFFEWLKAGPRDKLPHFVRRKDGRLMCFAGLWDCVRYEGSDEKLYTYTIITTDSNKQLKFLHDRMPVIFDPGSDHITQWLDPARHEWSRELQSLLKPFAGELDVYPVTKDVGKVGNNSPSFIVPLNSKQNKSNIANFFSSAQKKGPKDAESAAVKTEDSSVERKPVEEDEREKRKEPPTSPDRPVKKTASEKAKISSTKNEHKSPRKVKGPGSQKITRFFGNAS comes from the exons ATGTGTGGTCGATACGCGTTGGCGCTC CGCGCCTCTCAAATACGCCAAATGCTACAGGACGACGACATGCCCGTAGACTATTCGGtagatgacgaggacggccCCGGCGCCCCCCGGCAATCATACAACTTTGCTCCCGGATACCACGGCGTCGTCTACAGAGCCGATACCCCGGATTGGGGTGCGGGCCCCCGGTCCCGATCTCACCAGGCCAAGGGcaccgacggcgacgaggccgcgcCAACTGAAGAGGATGCTGCCACCGCGGGCCAGGTCAAGTACAAGCTGCAATCCATGAAATGGGGTCTTGTTCCGTTCTGGACCAAGCGAAACCCCGACTACCAGACCCTCATGAGGACCATCAACTGCCGCGAGGATTCCCTCAGCACCCCCGGCGGCATGTGGGCGTccatgaagaacaagaagcgCTGCATAGTCATTGCCCAAGGATTCTTCGAGTGGCTCAAGGCCGGGCCCAGGGACAAGCTGCCCCATTTCGTCAGGCGAAAAGACGGCCGCCTCATGTGCTTTGCCGGACTGTGGGATTGCGTCCGATACGAAG GCTCCGACGAGAAGCTGTACACctacaccatcatcaccaccgacTCCAACAAGCAGCTCAAGTTCCTGCATGACCGGATGCCCGTCATTTTCGACCCGGGCTCCGACCACATCACACAGTGGCTCGACCCGGCCCGGCACGAGTGGTCCCGCGAGCTGCAGTCCCTGCTGAAGCCCTTTgccggcgagctggacgTGTACCCCGTCACAAAGGACGtcggcaaagtcggcaaCAACTCGCCGTCGTTTATCGTCCCGCTCAACAGCAAGCAGAACAAGTCCAACATTGCGAATTTCTTCTCGAGCGCGCAGAAGAAGGGACCCAAAGATGCCGAATCGGCCGCCGTCAAGACGGAAGACTCTAGCGTCGAGCGTAAGCCtgtggaggaggatgagcGAGAGAAGCGCAAGGAGCCGCCGACGAGTCCGGATCGCCcggtgaagaagacggcttCGGAGAAGGCAAAGATTAGTTCGACCAAGAATGAGCACAAGAGCCCCAGGAAGGTCAAGGGGCCGGGGTCGCAGAAAATTACGAGATTCTTTGGAAATGCGTCATGA
- the PIF1_1 gene encoding ATP-dependent DNA helicase PIF1, which produces MAPARHQEDVGRNGEHFASSVAAYESDTDYSCISLDSDDFDFPVVEAPSSIEAQNGAGVTASIDAQRALPPADEQVQLLQTAGNGVQPHANQGDSSARGEERVDNAEPELCQEQRELIDLIVSGRRVFFTGSAGCGKSTVLKAAVRKLRELGKRVHVVAPTGRAALEVDGVTTWTYMGWTANHHKKSINELRDLVRVKERGYLKKSHNHTNVLIIDEISMIENHHLERMNICMKEARRSVQFGADPDTWIAPFGGAQVIVTGDFCQLPPVKPFQHCIVCGKKMQADDYETEYNCPENHGPFQESDKWAFRSRAWEECEFIHVELKQIHRQKDEGFLKMLQKCRLGIPLSMDETNTLMDHNRHVTNATRLFPTKTEVSGVNEREFRKLETQIYTYQALDGFDPRGHRRLKYLASHSNWMTENLEDHRLEQTVELRKDMHVVLQVNLDLRAGLCNGSQGIIVGFEAYDDAKRPRAWSGQKESSGPHAESPTIYGENAPLKEQQVRSFMSRQKDKMWPRVLFHHSDQRRTSCIRTIYPECIVNERGDKEPYALLHRTQIPLTAAWAMTIHRSQGMTLDRVIVDLTRAFEEAQVYVALSRVRGLAGLKINGSSRGLSVGHGGNADVIRFLREKSIASDLPPLEP; this is translated from the coding sequence ATGGCGCCAGCCAGACACCAAGAGGATGTAGGGCGAAATGGCGAGCATTTCGCTTCTTCAGTCGCTGCCTACGAGTCGGATACTGACTACAGCTGCATCTCGCTCGACTccgacgactttgacttCCCCGTTGTCGAAGCTCCGTCGAGCATAGAAGCGCAGAACGGAGCTGGCGTAACCGCCTCGATCGATGCGCAGCGGGCGCTCCCCCCGGCAGATGAACAGGTCCAACTGCTGCAAACTGCAGGCAATGGTGTCCAGCCACATGCGAACCAAGGAGACTCTTCAGCTCGGGGGGAAGAACGTGTCGATAACGCCGAACCTGAGCTGTGCCAGGAGCAGCGGGAACTGATTGATCTGATTGTCAGTGGTCGCAGGGTCTTCTTCACAGGCTCGGCAGGATGCGGCAAGTCCACTGTCCTCAAGGCTGCCGTCAGGAAGCTCAGAGAATTGGGCAAAAGAGTCCACGTCGTGGCGCCGACTGGCCGAGCAGCCCTTGAGGTCGACGGTGTGACGACGTGGACCTACATGGGATGGActgccaaccaccacaaGAAGTCGATAAACGAGCTGAGGGACTTAGTGCGCGTTAAAGAACGTGGCTATCTCAAGAAAAGTCATAACCACACCAACGTGCTCATTATTGACGAGATAAGTATGATCGAGAACCACCACCTGGAGCGTATGAACATTTGTATGAAGGAGGCCAGGCGATCGGTGCAATTCGGTGCGGATCCGGATACTTGGATTGCTCCGTTTGGCGGAGCACAGGTCATCGTGACTGGTGACTTCTGCCAGCTGCCTCCCGTGAAACCCTTTCAACATTGCATCGTCTGCGGGAAGAAGATGCAGGCTGACGATTACGAAACCGAGTACAACTGCCCGGAAAATCATGGGCCATTCCAGGAGTCCGACAAATGGGCCTTTAGGAGCAGGGCGTGGGAAGAATGTGAATTTATTCATGTGGAGTTGAAACAGATCCACCGACAGAAGGATGAAGGGTTTCTTAAGATGCTGCAAAAATGTCGACTTGGGATTCCACTCTCCATGGATGAGACGAATACCTTGATGGATCATAATCGTCATGTCACCAACGCTACGCGGCTCTTCCCAACGAAGACGGAAGTGTCTGGGGTTAATGAAAGAGAGTTTAGGAAGCTGGAGACTCAGATATACACATACCAGGCTTTGGATGGGTTTGACCCCAGGGGCCACAGGAGGTTGAAGTACCTCGCGAGTCACTCGAACTGGATGACAGAGAACCTCGAGGATCACCGTCTAGAACAAACAGTGGAACTAAGGAAAGATATGCACGTGGTGCTACAGGTCAATCTTGACCTCCGGGCGGGGCTATGTAATGGTAGTCAAGGAATTATTGTCGGATTTGAAGCCTATGATGATGCCAAGCGCCCCAGAGCCTGGTCAGGACAAAAAGAATCGTCTGGGCCACATGCGGAAAGCCCGACGATTTACGGGGAAAATGCCCCCCTCAAAGAACAACAAGTAAGGAGTTTCATGAGTCGGCAGAAAGACAAAATGTGGCCTCGAGTGCTCTTTCATCACAGCGACCAAAGGCGGACTAGTTGTATACGGACTATTTACCCAGAATGCATAGTCAACGAACGAGGTGACAAAGAGCCTTACGCGCTCTTACACCGTACGCAGATTCCCCTTACGGCCGCCTGGGCCATGACCATCCACAGAAGTCAGGGGATGACGCTGGACCGCGTTATTGTCGACCTGACGAGGGCATTCGAAGAGGCTCAGGTATACGTCGCCTTGTCGAGGGTGAGGGGTCTGGCTGGGCTTAAGATTAACGGTAGCTCGCGGGGTCTGTCGGTTGGGCATGGAGGCAACGCCGACGTCATACGATTTCTCAGGGAGAAGTCGATCGCATCCGACCTCCCGCCTTTAGAGCCTTAA
- the GUF1 gene encoding Translation factor GUF1 translates to MQQEHILDQTAKIESHRASSATAVAVAASLQQPTTLTTLDPSVHRPLPGASPPRYRKSSLSAAAQARLPRVSSLLPPRRSVAAAATTTSTLTPVYSPGEDPPPDHDYYSRPNTLPVTPPNEPDYDNRTELGASSSKIELPVLTLPPILPLGPLDEPLQARPSSLEVLPGGDASDVDILGTSPAKPESAYSSDSLPKMPYETIREPYPPSTRGHSRSRNGKRSVDLAKPRTAKPPSQKAMLSRALQKANMAVQLDNAQNFEGARESYAEACELLQHVLLKTTADEDKNKLEAIRRTYAGRIEELDQMAPWQAAKNKELPARPGSADDPDVTSEIATSNGSTHANVEDDNQQVQQRQQDVRYPSDSSQETSRSARLTAEQPSLHSAFSRSPRSPARLRATDEYTTEPNRTIQPLAARHPVSPAKPQHDRHDPNDRGTESYHSGSWRGSRESGAGHYRNESQNSWLDPIDESGGSTGRTSSLHSRGSSVFHRGHIRSISGNTEAEFDTALDAAIEAAYDDGYEPMESPKYDSIDHTEEIVTKALRKVEAARERVRQTEREAYPEEYQGKRAGKPSKGISGGFYEDLSSDEEERLLEEMTRDYNIEDFMMNEEQKLGTAQPGKPPGQDPRGWVKEKEKTKVPNTRSLAATVDRSTVLPSHPVPKSLQPSAPPPKQSLPELPLTRAQSPGQTVRNRRLSGQNPKQLKIQTTQLRPPTATSFEDLSQVKSISTPDIPPEVTVPDRPQTSRSARKLTPPSPDVPATEPKMLGSPPHQRGQVDVDENTAARSGSPTVSRLRKNFSSSSLRSLKSRNMSLSNLDDASDMSPGTPSSNHFGSARTPAMPAIPGSLAMSLREQMDLVSPGSLYLFEDNIHLPATPGSPNPMVLDPPVALEPCPNDVMLRPFWLMRCLYQTLAHPRGGYLSTKLFVPRDVWKVKGAKLKNVEDKISNCDYLTAALLKLAKVDTCDADAVLDEMQSLEGVLEQVQTALNRKLGNDVGVQGSGGLFKEASNVVEGDGAPPVPRTASVSGKSSSFSWRRLRPKNSNMGLSGAYNSRMSGGEGHKESATMPTLPMTPQPTSRPPKRDLSQAQFVGPNAHYMSSLARLFDAAQAIDQIARQVDDPGLRHADKTQVGLELCTRHAAEFFGFYICRFVLTDLARSALFEQQPILRRAFASTAKPTPAKLEARIAAIPIERYRNFCIVAHIDHGKSTLSDRLLEHTGTISPSDANKQILDKLDVERERGITVKAQTCTMLYKYRGEDYLLHLVDTPGHVDFRAEVTRSYASCGGALLLIDASQGIQAQTVSNFHLAFAQDLALVPVINKIDMPSADVPRVLEQMETTFELDPKDAVLVSAKTGKGVPEILPAVIEKIPHPIGDENLPLKFLLVDSWYDNFRGVVLLVRVFDGTIRAGDNVVSMGTGMKYTVGQVGIQYPDGTPQKVLRAGQVGYVYFNPGMKRIQDAKLGDTFTTVGCENAVEPCPGFEEPKPMVFVAAFPTDQSDYTRLADSINQLVLNDRSVTLQKDFSEALGSGWRLGFLGSLHCSVFQDRLKQEHGRSIIITEPTVPTKVIWPDGSEEIIQNPALFPDATDHRIRMSQTLEPYVKATMTLPHEYLGRVIELCEANRGEQQSLEFFHTTQVILVYNIPSAQLVEDFFGKLKGATKGYATLDYEDAGWRESKLAKIQLLVNKQPVDAICRVVHGSQADRIGRRWVTKFRQHVDRQMFEVVIQAAVGNKIIARETIKPFRKDVLAKLHASDITRRRKLLEKQKEGRKRLRAVGNVVIDQEAFQSFLSK, encoded by the exons ATGCAGCAAGAGCATATTCTTGACCAGACTGCCAAGATAGAATCTCACCGTGCCTCATCTGCTACTGCCGTTGCAGTTGCTGCATCTCTTCAACAACCCACCACCCTCACCACACTGGATCCGTCCGTGCATCGACCACTTCCCGGCGCAAGCCCTCCACGGTATCGAAAGTCGTCACTGTCAGCCGCCGCTCAGGCGCGACTGCCACGAGTATcgtcgttgctgccgccgcgacgTTCTGTAGCGGCTGCAGCAACGACAACATCGACTTTGACCCCAGTGTATTCGCCTGGTGAAGACCCCCCCCCAGACCACGATTATTACTCCCGCCCGAATACGCTCCCGGTAACACCACCCAACGAGCCCGACTACGACAACAGGACAGAGCTAGGGGCTTCCAGTTCCAAAATCGAGCTGCCGGTGCTAACTCTGCCACCTATCCTACCTCTGGGCCCGCTCGACGAGCCACTTCAAGCCCGACCATCAAGCTTGGAAGTTTTACCCGGCGGTGACGCGAGTGACGTTGATATCCTTGGAACCTCGCCAGCAAAACCCGAATCCGCTTATTCCTCTGACTCATTGCCCAAAATGCCATACGAAACCATCAGAGAGCCATATCCCCCTTCTACGCGTGGTCACTCGCGGAGTCGAAATGGAAAGCGTAGCGTAGATCTAGCCAAGCCTCGCACAGCAAAACCGCCGTCACAGAAGGCAATGTTGTCACGGGCATTGCAAAAGGCAAACATGGCTGTCCAGCTGGACAATGCGCAGAATTTCGAAGGGGCCAGAGAATCCTATGCTGAAGCATGCGAGCTTCTACAACACGTGCTACTCAAGACCACGGCGGACGAAGACAAGAACAAGTTAGAGGCGATT CGACGAACATATGCTGGGCGTATTGAGGAGTTAGATCAAATGGCCCCTTGGCAAGCCGCAAAAAACAAGGAATTGCCAGCTCGACCAGGCAGTGCAGACGACCCAGATGTCACGTCGGAAATAGCAACTTCAAATGGGTCGACACATGCCAATGTAGAAGATGACAATCAGCAGGTGCAGCAGCGTCAACAAGACGTAAGATATCCTAGTGACAGCTCTCAAGAAACGTCACGATCAGCGAGATTGACAGCAGAGCAACCTTCACTGCACTCGGCTTTCTCACGCTCCCCACGTTCTCCGGCGAGACTTCGAGCCACGGATGAATATACCACGGAGCCCAATCGCACAATACAGCCGTTGGCCGCACGTCACCCTGTATCACCGGCGAAGCCCCAACATGATCGTCATGATCCAAACGATCGAGGCACCGAGTCTTACCACTCCGGATCTTGGAGGGGCTCGAGGGAGAGTGGTGCTGGGCACTATAGAAATGAAAGTCAAAATTCTTGGTTGGATCCTATTGACGAGTCAGGTGGATCGACGGGAAGAACGTCATCCTTACACTCGAGAGGCTCGTCTGTGTTTCATCGAGGTCACATTCGCAGCATCAGCGGCAACACAGAGGCGGAGTTCGACACAGCTTTGGATGCGGCCATTGAAGCTGCATACGACGATGGATACGAACCCATGGAATCGCCCAAGTACGATAGCATTGACCACACCGAAGAGATTGTGACAAAGGCGCTCCGGAAGGTCGAGGCTGCTCGAGAGCGTGTCAGACAAACGGAGCGAGAAGCGTACCCAGAGGAGTACCAAGGCAAACGAGCCGGAAAGCCAAGTAAGGGAATTTCTGGAGGGTTTTATGAAGATTTGTCTTCAGACGAGGAGGAAAGACTTTTGGAAGAAATGACCCGTGACTATAACATTGAAGATTTTATGATGAACGAAGAACAAAAGCTGGGTACCGCCCAACCAGGGAAACCTCCCGGTCAAGACCCACGAGGCTGGgtgaaggaaaaggaaaaaactAAAGTACCAAACACACGATCGCTGGCCGCCACTGTCGACAGATCGACCGTACTGCCATCGCATCCGGTCCCCAAGAGTCTGCAACcgtctgcgccgccgccgaagcaATCGTTGCCTGAACTGCCTTTAACTCGAGCGCAATCTCCCGGGCAGACAGTTCGCAATCGCAGGTTGTCCGGTCAAAACCCAAAGCAGCTCAAAATCCAGACGACACAGCTCCGACCGCCAACCGCTACCAGCTTTGAAGACTTGTCACAAGTGAAGTCTATCTCGACGCCCGACATCCCCCCCGAAGTAACTGTCCCGGACAGACCTCAGACCAGCCGATCGGCCAGAAAGCTCACACCACCTAGTCCAGATGTACCAGCGACCGAGCCCAAGATGCTAGGGTCGCCACCGCACCAACGCGGCCAGGTAGATGTTGATGAAAACACTGCAGCTCGGTCCGGCTCACCGACTGTAAGCAGGCTTCGGAAGAACTTTTCGTCTTCGAGCTTGCGCAGTTTGAAGAGTCGCAACATGTCGCTTTCTAATCTTGACGACGCATCCGACATGTCCCCCGGAACCCCTTCAAGCAATCATTTTGGGAGTGCTAGGACTCCTGCCATGCCTGCGATTCCCGGGTCACTTGCAATGTCCCTACGCGAGCAAATGGACTTGGTTTCTCCAGGGAGCCTATATCTCTTTGAGGACAACATTCACTTGCCGGCTACCCCTGGTTCGCCTAACCCCATGGTTCTGGATCCTCCCGTGGCCCTTGAACCCTGTCCAAATGATGTGATGCTGCGGCCGTTTTGGCTCATGCGGTGCCTTTATCAGACATTGGCGCACCCACGAGGAGGCTACCTGAGCACGAAGCTGTTTGTTCCCCGGGACGTTTGGAAAGTGAAGGGCGCCAAGCTTAAGAATGTGGAGGACAAGATTTCAAATTGTGACTACCTCACGGCGGCCCTCCTGAAACTTGCAAAGGTAGACACATGCGATGCGGATGCCGTACTAGATGAAATGCAGTCGCTGGAAGGTGTCTTGGAACAGGTGCAAACCGCACTTAACCGCAAACTCGGAAATGATGTGGGCGTGCAGGGCTCAGGGGGGTTGTTCAAAGAAGCGTCGAATGTTGTCGAAGGGGATGGAGCACCCCCTGTGCCACGGACTGCAAGCGTGTCCGGCAAGTCATCGTCCTTCTCTTGGAGACGACTTCGACCCAAGAACTCCAACATGGGACTGAGTGGAGCTTACAACAGCCGGATGAGCGGAGGAGAAGGCCATAAGGAATCGGCAACGATGCCAACACTGCCCATGACACCGCAGCCTACAAGCCGGCCTCCGAAGCGTGATCTCAGCCAGGCCCAATTCGTCGGTCCCAACGCGCACTACATGAGCTCGCTTGCTCGTTTGTTTGATGCAGCGCAAGCCATTG ATCAAATCGCGCGGCAGGTTGATGACCCAGGACTGCGGCATGCGGACAAGACGCAGGTGGGGCTTGAACTTTGCACCCGACATGCTGCGGAGTTTTTCGGCTTTTACATTTGCAGGTTTGTCTTGACAGACCTCG CAAGGTCCGCCCTCTTCGAGCAACAACCCATCCTCCGCCGCGCATTCGCTTCGACAGCAAAACCAACGCCAGCCAAGCTTGAAGCACGAATTGCGGCCATTCCCATTGAGCGCTATCGAAATTTCTGCATCGTGGCACATATTGACCATGGCAAGAGCACCCTGAGTGATCGATTGTTGGAGCATACGGGCACAATCTCGCCGAGTGATGCAAATAAGCAAATTTTG GACAAACTGGACGTCGAGCGCGAACGCGGAATTACAGTCAAGGCGCAAACATGCACAATGCTGTACAAATATCGCGGAGAGGACTATTTGCTTCATTTGGTTGATACACCTGGCCACGTCGATTTCCGCGCCGAAGTGACTCGATCATATGCCAGTTGTGGCGGAGCCCTGCTTCTTATTGATGCAAGTCAGGGCATTCAAGCGCAGACCGTGTCGAATTTTCATCTTGCCTTCGCGCAGGACCTGGCTCTTGTTCCCGTCATTAATAAGATCGACATGCCTTCGGCAGACGTTCCCCGAGTCTTGGAACAGATGGAAACTACCTTTGAATTGGATCCCAAGGATGCTGTGCTAGTAAGCGCCAAGACAGGCAAAGGAGTCCCGGAGATTTTACCGGCTGTGATTGAAAAAATACCCCATCCTATTGGCGACGAAAACTTGCCGCTCAAGTTCCTGCTTGTGGATTCGTGGTATGACAATTTCCGGGGCGTGGTCCTACTCGTACGAGTATTCGATGGCACGATCCGGGCTGGGGATAATGTGGTTTCTATGGGCACGGGCATGAAGTACACAGTCGGGCAGGTCGGCATACAGTACCCCGATGGAACGCCACAGAAAGTCCTTCGAGCCGGTCAAGTTGGCTACGTGTATTTTAACCCGGGCATGAAGAGAATCCAGGATGCCAAGCTCGGTGATACCTTTACGACGGTTGGCTGCGAAAATGCGGTTGAACCTTGTCCGGGCTTTGAAGAACCCAAGCCCATGGTTTTTGTGGCCGCATTCCCTACCGACCAAAGTGACTATACTCGTCTGGCGGACAGCATCAATCAGCTTGTGCTGAATGACCGAAGTGTCACATTACAAAAGGACTTCTCAGAGGCTCTGGGGTCGGGTTGGCGGTTAGGATTTCTCGGCAGTTTACATTGTTCAGTATTTCAGGATCGCCTGAAGCAAGAGCATGGCCGGAGCATCATTATTACTGAGCCTACTGTCCCAACAAAAGTCATTTGGCCGGATGGATCAGAAGAGATTATTCAGAACCCGGCCTTGTTTCCAGACGCAACTGACCACCGCATTCGAATGTCCCAAACACTTGAACC ATACGTCAAGGCAACCATGACGCTCCCGCACGAATATCTCGGACGGGTAATTGAACTTTGTGAAGCAAACCGCGGCGAACAGCAGAGTCTAGAGTTCTTTCACACAACGCAGGTTATCTTGGTGTACAACATACCATCCGCGCAGCTGGTGGAAGACTTTTTTGGCAAGCTGAAGGGCGCTAC CAAGGGATATGCCACGCTGGACTATGAAGACGCCGGCTGGCGGGAGAGCAAACTCGCCAAGATCCAACTCCTCGTCAACAAGCAGCCCGTCGACGCAATCTGCCGTGTTGTACACGGCTCGCAGGCCGACCGCATTGGCAGACGATGGGTCACCAAGTTCAGGCAGCATGTCGACAGGCAAATGTTTG AGGTCGTTATCCAAGCAGCAGTCGGCAACAAGATTATAGCCCGCGAAACAATCAAGCCGTTCCGCAAGGACGTCCTCGCCAAACTGCACGCCAGCGACATCACGCGGCGGAGGAAGCTGCTCGAGAAGCAAAAGGAAGGTCGAAAGAGGCTACGAGCCGTCGGCAATGTCGTTATCGACCAGGAGGCATTTCAGAGCTTCCTGTCAAAGTAA
- the yteR_1 gene encoding Unsaturated rhamnogalacturonyl hydrolase YteR, whose product MRLLPAWLLAATACASQHALSTRMLDSIMARQQGIVDSGAASSTLESGILAQAFEYAIAQYPAAKARYGGYLSSVLDKASASFANASYAATRPLDRFSLATAIDAALASHAGPVTARSRAAYAAINASLALQPRNPAGGLWYYVYPEWSYLDGMFSLLPFMAALPRANLSDARHQVELLRDRCTQQNTSLLVHGYDWSRTAVWADPATGASPYVWGRSLGWFLAGLVQAWDQLACAAADDDAAQQPADRVALCSLVRNITVQVSGALVRHADPATGAWWQIVTLPGVGANYLESSSTALFTFAILKALRTGLLCGRTPDYRGTALRAYNYTVGRFVTDTGNGTIGFDKTVSVCSLNSSASFEYYTTRSLVPNSLLGESAFVLAALEVERMA is encoded by the coding sequence ATGCGTCTCTTGCCGGCGTGGCTCCTCGCCGCCACGGCCTGCGCCTCCCAACACGCCCTATCGACGCGAATGCTcgacagcatcatggcccgGCAGCAGGGCATCGTTGACTCGGGCGCGGCAAGCAGCACCCTCGAAAGCGGCATCCTCGCGCAGGCGTTCGAATACGCCATCGCGCAGTACccggccgccaaggccagatACGGCGGCTACCTCTCGTCGGTACTGGACAAGGCCTCGGCCAGCTTCGCCAACGCCTCGTACGCCGCCACGCGGCCGCTGGACCGCTTCTCGCTCGCAACCGCCATCGACGCGGCGCTCGCATCGCACGCGGGCCCCGTGACGGCTCGCTCCCGCGCCGCCTACGCCGCCATTAACGCCTCGCTCGCCCTGCAGCCCCGGAACCCGGCCGGCGGGCTGTGGTACTACGTCTACCCCGAATGGAGCTACCTGGACGGCATGTTCTCGCTGCTGCCCTTCATGGCGGCCCTGCCGCGCGCCAACCTCTCCGACGCGAGGCACCAGGTCGAGCTCCTCCGCGACCGCTGCACCCAGCAAAACACCTCCCTCCTGGTCCACGGCTACGACTGGTCGCGCACCGCCGTCTGGGCCGACCCGGCCACCGGCGCGAGCCCCTACGTCTGGGGCCGCTCGCTCGGCTGGTTCCTCGCGGGCCTCGTGCAGGCCTGGGACCAGCTGGCGTgcgcggccgccgacgacgacgccgcccagcagcccgcCGACCGCGTCGCGCTGTGCTCCCTCGTCAGGAACATCACCGTCCAGGTGTCCGGCGCGCTCGTGCGCCACGCCGACCCGGCCACTGGCGCGTGGTGGCAGATTGTCACGCTGCccggcgtcggcgccaaCTACCTCGAGAGCTCGAGCACCGCCCTCTTCACATTCGCcatcctcaaggccttgcgGACGGGGCTGCTGTGCGGCCGGACGCCCGACTACAGGGGCACGGCGCTGCGGGCGTACAATTACACCGTGGGCCGGTTTGTCACCGACACGGGCAACGGCACGATTGGCTTCGACAAGACGGTTTCTGTGTGTAGCCTGAATTCCAGCGCCTCCTTTGAGTACTATACCACACGGTCTCTTGTGCCAAACAGTTTGCTAGGGGAGTCGGCTTTTGTCCTGGCCGCGTTGGAGGTGGAGAGGATGGCGTGA